A genomic region of Catalinimonas niigatensis contains the following coding sequences:
- a CDS encoding mannose-1-phosphate guanylyltransferase → MQKNNNNFALIMAGGVGTRLWPVSRKDFPKQFHDVLGVGESLLQLSYNRLLDVCPEENIYIISNQDYYQLIKEQLPAMTDDQILLEPQLRNTAPCVAYAVHKIAQKNPDANLIVSPADHLILKQDQFKQVALKACEEAAKHNVLITFGITPTRPDTGYGYIEYDRSNHENGVYKVAAFKEKPDLPTAEGFLKAGNFVWNSGIFVWSIDAIKKSFEKYLPEMNALFDKGSKIYYSQEEERFIQQAYDTCINISIDYGILEKAENVYVIPVDFGWTDLGTWKSIDSQHEKDKYGNSLQGTVLAYDTKESFIKVPKGEIAVVQGLENYIVIYDGKALMICQKDQEQMVKKFLGDIKEKGYNEFV, encoded by the coding sequence GTGCAAAAAAATAATAATAACTTTGCGCTCATCATGGCGGGCGGTGTAGGAACCAGACTTTGGCCAGTAAGCCGTAAGGATTTCCCCAAGCAGTTTCATGATGTGTTGGGTGTAGGAGAAAGCCTGCTCCAGCTTTCTTACAACCGTTTACTGGATGTATGTCCTGAAGAGAATATTTATATTATCTCTAATCAGGATTATTATCAACTGATCAAAGAGCAGTTGCCAGCCATGACTGATGATCAGATTTTACTGGAACCTCAGCTGCGAAATACTGCCCCCTGTGTGGCTTATGCTGTACATAAAATAGCGCAGAAAAATCCTGATGCCAATCTTATCGTATCGCCTGCAGATCATCTCATTCTCAAGCAGGATCAATTTAAGCAGGTAGCATTAAAAGCATGTGAAGAAGCTGCAAAGCATAACGTGCTAATTACTTTCGGCATCACACCTACCCGTCCTGATACTGGCTATGGGTACATAGAATACGATCGGTCAAACCATGAGAATGGCGTGTACAAAGTAGCGGCTTTTAAAGAAAAACCTGATTTACCCACTGCTGAAGGATTTCTCAAAGCGGGAAACTTTGTATGGAATTCCGGAATCTTTGTCTGGAGTATTGATGCCATTAAGAAAAGCTTTGAAAAATACCTGCCTGAAATGAACGCATTGTTTGATAAAGGCAGTAAGATTTATTATTCTCAGGAAGAAGAAAGGTTTATTCAGCAGGCTTACGACACCTGTATCAATATTTCTATTGACTATGGTATTTTAGAGAAGGCCGAAAATGTCTATGTAATTCCTGTTGATTTTGGCTGGACTGATCTGGGCACCTGGAAATCCATTGACTCGCAGCATGAAAAAGATAAGTACGGAAACAGTCTGCAAGGCACGGTGCTTGCTTACGACACCAAAGAGTCATTCATCAAGGTTCCCAAAGGTGAGATAGCCGTAGTACAAGGGCTAGAAAACTATATTGTGATCTACGATGGAAAAGCACTTATGATATGTCAGAAAGACCAGGAACAAATGGTTA